One stretch of Natronobacterium gregoryi SP2 DNA includes these proteins:
- a CDS encoding tyrosine-type recombinase/integrase, translating into MTERHVHPRKARRDFLKAKRATLKQSSARAYEYPIKHFVQFLETEAVESMQEVDGYLIEQWKLDRQKDDLAPATFRNNVKKIKTFINWCEASSLVTLGLADSIDVPTISEDDEASHEHITFQRAQKVLNYLDTYRYASREHALFYTLWETGCRISGAVALDVGDLDQTKRKLEFVDRKEEGTALKNGRKGVRNVTLSEDLIHVLTDYIEVNRHDVRDDFNRRPLFTTPHKRLERQRAYKNIVGYTRPCHPF; encoded by the coding sequence GCCAAGCGAGCTACCCTCAAGCAATCAAGCGCTCGAGCCTACGAGTACCCCATCAAACACTTCGTACAGTTCCTCGAGACGGAAGCCGTCGAATCCATGCAAGAAGTAGACGGCTACCTCATCGAACAGTGGAAACTCGACCGCCAGAAAGACGATCTCGCACCCGCCACCTTCCGCAACAACGTCAAGAAAATCAAGACGTTCATCAACTGGTGCGAAGCCTCGAGCCTCGTAACGCTCGGACTCGCTGACTCGATCGACGTGCCAACGATCTCCGAAGACGACGAAGCCAGTCACGAACACATCACCTTCCAACGAGCGCAAAAGGTACTCAACTACCTCGATACGTACCGCTATGCCTCGAGAGAACACGCATTGTTCTACACGCTGTGGGAAACCGGCTGCCGGATCTCGGGCGCTGTCGCTCTCGATGTAGGTGACTTAGATCAGACAAAGCGCAAGCTCGAGTTCGTTGATCGGAAAGAAGAGGGAACGGCACTCAAGAATGGGCGGAAGGGCGTGCGGAACGTGACGCTCTCCGAAGACCTGATCCACGTCCTCACCGACTACATCGAAGTCAACCGTCACGATGTACGAGACGACTTCAACCGGCGTCCGCTTTTCACAACACCACACAAGCGCCTCGAGCGCCAGAGGGCGTACAAAAATATCGTCGGTTACACGCGCCCCTGCCATCCGTTCTAG
- a CDS encoding IS4 family transposase gives MESVYNPPDSVVVNRIQRAFPSDELRERARATNLIQRERKLDVVGLFYTLSLGFAAGSDRSIQAFLERYVEMADCDELSYATFHGWFKPGFVALLREILDDAIENLDTGQTELTGRLKRFRDVLIVDATVISLYQDARDVYALDDDRAGAKLHLTESLSTGLPTRFQTTDATTHERSQLPTGEWVAGALILFDLGYYDFWLFDRIDANDGWFVSRVKDNADFEIVEELRTWRGNSIPLGGQSLQAVLDDLQRQEIDVQITLSFDRKRGSGASATRTFRLVGVRNDDSGEYHLYLTNLDRDDYRAPDIAQLYRARWEIELLFKELKSRFGLDEINTTDAYIIEALIIMAALSLLMSRVIVDELQKLDAKQRDCADDAEASSTRLPRRRCSHAVERHAHLIQLYLMLDLGYELPDLDSVLLWSSRDPNPHRPRLREQVESGEFW, from the coding sequence GTGGAGAGTGTGTACAACCCACCGGACTCAGTAGTTGTGAATCGAATTCAAAGAGCGTTTCCATCTGATGAGTTGCGCGAGCGTGCTCGCGCAACGAATCTCATCCAGCGAGAGCGGAAACTCGACGTCGTCGGCCTGTTTTACACGCTTTCACTCGGCTTCGCTGCCGGATCTGATCGATCCATTCAGGCGTTTCTCGAACGCTACGTCGAGATGGCTGACTGTGACGAACTCTCGTATGCAACGTTTCACGGCTGGTTCAAACCGGGATTCGTTGCACTCCTTCGAGAGATTCTCGATGACGCCATCGAGAATCTCGATACGGGCCAAACCGAGCTTACCGGACGTCTCAAACGATTTCGAGACGTCCTCATCGTCGATGCTACGGTCATCTCGCTCTACCAAGACGCCAGAGACGTCTATGCACTCGATGACGACCGAGCCGGGGCGAAACTTCACCTCACCGAATCGCTCTCGACGGGGCTTCCGACACGATTCCAGACAACCGACGCAACCACCCACGAACGGAGCCAGCTACCCACCGGTGAGTGGGTAGCTGGCGCCCTCATCCTGTTCGATCTCGGCTACTACGATTTTTGGCTGTTCGACCGCATTGACGCCAATGACGGCTGGTTCGTCTCCCGTGTCAAAGATAACGCTGACTTCGAAATCGTCGAAGAACTCCGGACGTGGCGCGGGAACAGCATTCCGCTGGGGGGGCAGTCGCTGCAGGCCGTCTTGGACGACCTGCAGCGACAGGAAATCGACGTACAGATCACGCTCTCGTTCGACCGCAAACGAGGGTCGGGCGCCAGCGCGACCCGAACCTTCCGATTAGTCGGCGTTCGCAACGACGACAGCGGCGAGTATCATCTGTACCTGACGAATCTGGACAGAGACGACTACCGCGCGCCCGATATCGCACAGCTCTATCGGGCGCGCTGGGAGATCGAACTGCTGTTCAAAGAACTGAAATCGCGGTTTGGCCTTGACGAGATCAACACGACCGACGCCTACATCATCGAGGCGCTGATCATCATGGCAGCACTCTCGTTGCTGATGAGCCGAGTTATTGTCGACGAACTCCAGAAACTGGACGCAAAACAGCGAGACTGCGCCGACGACGCCGAGGCGTCGTCGACGCGCCTCCCTCGACGACGCTGTTCACACGCCGTCGAACGGCACGCGCACCTGATCCAGTTGTACCTGATGCTTGATCTGGGGTACGAACTACCAGACCTTGATTCGGTGTTGCTGTGGTCGTCACGAGATCCAAATCCACATCGTCCGAGGTTACGTGAACAGGTAGAGTCAGGCGAGTTCTGGTAG
- a CDS encoding HFX_2341 family transcriptional regulator, producing MQTHIVPVGFDYDRLIAPLVRDQIDVDSVILLEGAVGSEANVEYSRHLSEKLETDFQNLLGAETERFVLEDVYDYDEAFEQAYSLITAELEDGNEVWVNVAAMPRTVSFAFATAANSLMVEREEDRNAIHTYYTAPEKYLETELAEELRKGIGLLSDLQEGEIDDDRVGRRLESARDLLAEFDERGSTIGAKEIGGSHIVELPVTSFSNVKPFEELILFKLGEDGEFDSVSELAASLARELNEEYTDSFRSKVIYNVDRLGPGGKGYIEREEHGKSYRTRLSRIGELWVRAHSDQAEDVLEE from the coding sequence ATGCAGACCCACATCGTCCCGGTCGGCTTCGACTACGACCGGTTGATCGCGCCGCTGGTCCGCGATCAGATCGACGTCGACAGCGTCATCCTGCTCGAAGGAGCCGTCGGCAGCGAGGCCAACGTCGAGTACTCTCGACACCTCTCGGAGAAACTCGAGACGGACTTCCAGAACCTGCTCGGGGCCGAGACGGAACGGTTCGTCCTGGAAGATGTCTACGACTACGACGAGGCGTTCGAGCAGGCCTACAGCCTCATCACCGCCGAACTCGAGGACGGCAACGAGGTCTGGGTTAACGTCGCCGCGATGCCCCGCACGGTCAGTTTCGCCTTCGCAACGGCGGCAAACTCTCTGATGGTCGAACGCGAGGAAGACCGCAACGCGATCCATACCTACTACACGGCACCCGAAAAGTACCTCGAGACGGAACTCGCCGAAGAGTTGCGAAAAGGAATCGGCCTGCTCTCCGACCTCCAGGAAGGCGAGATCGACGACGACAGGGTCGGTCGTCGCCTCGAGAGTGCCCGGGACCTGCTGGCGGAGTTCGACGAGCGTGGATCGACGATCGGTGCCAAAGAAATCGGCGGCAGCCACATCGTCGAACTTCCCGTCACTTCGTTCTCGAACGTCAAACCGTTCGAGGAACTCATCCTGTTCAAACTCGGCGAGGACGGCGAGTTCGACTCCGTCTCCGAACTGGCGGCGTCGCTGGCTCGCGAACTCAACGAAGAGTACACCGACAGCTTCCGCTCGAAGGTGATCTACAACGTCGACCGACTCGGACCCGGCGGCAAGGGATACATCGAGCGCGAAGAACACGGCAAGTCCTACCGGACTCGACTTTCCCGGATCGGTGAGTTGTGGGTTCGAGCCCACTCGGACCAGGCCGAAGACGTTCTCGAGGAGTAG
- a CDS encoding DUF2240 family protein — MSLRVAVAAPFSQHGTDCLEEGEFVVALSLDRDWFSPDQAKRLIDVATQEGLLEREGDDLVATFDHSEMTVPEEFVPDEEILRERSAFERVLDALVAEGMEKHEAVGAINGLQEELGLTIEAAAVVYARREGIDVSDLAPIANDALETE, encoded by the coding sequence ATGAGTCTTCGCGTCGCCGTCGCCGCACCCTTCAGCCAGCACGGGACAGACTGCCTCGAGGAAGGTGAGTTCGTCGTTGCGCTCTCGCTGGATCGTGACTGGTTCTCGCCAGACCAGGCCAAACGCCTGATCGACGTCGCCACCCAGGAGGGACTGCTCGAGCGGGAGGGCGACGACCTCGTCGCGACCTTCGACCACTCCGAGATGACGGTCCCGGAGGAGTTCGTCCCCGACGAGGAGATTCTCCGCGAACGCTCCGCATTCGAACGCGTGCTGGACGCGCTGGTCGCCGAAGGAATGGAGAAACACGAGGCAGTCGGCGCGATCAATGGTCTCCAAGAAGAGCTTGGACTGACGATCGAGGCGGCCGCGGTCGTCTACGCGCGCCGCGAAGGGATCGACGTCTCGGACCTCGCACCGATCGCAAACGACGCACTCGAAACGGAGTGA
- a CDS encoding ribonuclease H family protein: MAAHGRSALRDLFDESPTPHIAHPPRTHHRDFYVATDGSFRESGGGLGAVIETRDGTRVARIATADTPPDNNVAEYRALHLGLDVLAARAPRDARVGLLVDHDALASNVNNAVLATAHPDWKPPQPLSVPAATRNHWRGIRARLSGFEEIRAARIDSDQNPAHPLANEPGRYDHLEGEPVRCVLPDPPEPEPTAATEFPPPSRADRNSESGGRVSD, from the coding sequence ATGGCCGCTCACGGCCGGTCCGCATTGCGGGACCTGTTCGACGAGTCGCCCACGCCGCATATCGCCCATCCTCCCCGGACTCACCACCGCGACTTCTACGTCGCCACCGACGGGTCATTCCGGGAGTCGGGTGGCGGTCTGGGGGCCGTTATCGAAACGCGTGACGGCACCCGCGTCGCACGCATCGCGACCGCGGATACGCCGCCGGACAACAACGTCGCCGAGTACCGAGCACTTCACCTCGGCCTCGACGTCCTCGCGGCGCGTGCGCCTCGAGACGCCCGCGTCGGCCTGCTCGTCGACCATGACGCACTCGCGAGCAACGTCAACAACGCCGTCCTCGCCACCGCCCACCCCGACTGGAAGCCACCCCAGCCGCTCTCGGTTCCGGCGGCCACTCGCAACCACTGGCGAGGGATTCGCGCCCGCCTCAGTGGATTCGAAGAAATCCGGGCGGCACGCATCGACAGCGACCAGAATCCAGCGCATCCACTCGCAAACGAACCGGGTCGATACGACCACCTCGAAGGCGAGCCTGTCCGCTGTGTACTCCCCGATCCGCCCGAACCCGAGCCGACGGCGGCGACCGAGTTCCCGCCGCCGTCTCGAGCCGACCGCAACAGCGAAAGCGGCGGTCGTGTCTCGGATTAG
- a CDS encoding IS1595 family transposase produces the protein MIPLDVFGSESVAADLLEQVRWRNGVTCPRCRSDLTVKNGSYGHFQRYLCKNCDRTFNDKTGTIFAHSKVALRKWLFSIYAFLRFNTSLRQLQIEIDVQYKTIYQRVERFTKALDAPSLDLVGPVEIDEVYVSAGLKGRERDQESRSRGLSTRGRGTYEQDKPPVFTIVDRGTGDRYVIPAKSADESTIRLLLENRQKEPLTVYTDGFRAYDPLAEDDAFDREYVVHGDGEYANENVHVNTCESHGSLLRPWLSPHRGISKDKLTQYLRAFQLRRKLLRKPGREALKHAIKATL, from the coding sequence ATGATCCCGCTAGATGTGTTTGGGTCGGAATCGGTCGCAGCGGACCTGTTAGAGCAGGTTCGCTGGCGTAACGGTGTTACTTGCCCTCGCTGCCGTTCTGACCTGACGGTCAAGAACGGTAGCTATGGGCACTTTCAGCGCTATCTCTGTAAGAATTGCGACCGCACGTTCAACGACAAGACCGGCACAATCTTCGCCCATTCGAAAGTCGCACTCAGAAAGTGGCTGTTCTCGATTTACGCGTTTCTCCGGTTTAACACGAGTCTTCGTCAACTTCAGATAGAGATCGACGTCCAGTACAAAACGATCTATCAGCGCGTCGAGCGCTTCACGAAGGCGCTTGATGCACCTTCGCTTGACCTTGTCGGACCGGTCGAAATCGATGAAGTCTACGTTTCTGCAGGGCTGAAAGGCCGCGAGCGCGACCAAGAGTCGCGCTCGCGTGGCCTGTCCACGCGTGGGCGAGGAACGTACGAGCAGGACAAACCGCCGGTGTTCACGATCGTCGATCGTGGCACCGGCGACCGATACGTGATCCCAGCGAAATCAGCCGACGAATCGACGATTCGGCTCCTTCTCGAAAACCGTCAGAAGGAGCCACTGACCGTCTACACTGACGGATTTCGTGCCTACGATCCACTGGCCGAGGACGACGCATTCGACCGCGAATACGTCGTCCACGGCGACGGCGAATACGCCAACGAAAACGTACACGTCAACACCTGCGAGAGCCACGGATCGCTGCTGCGACCGTGGCTCTCGCCTCATCGAGGCATCTCAAAAGACAAGCTCACACAGTATCTCCGAGCGTTCCAACTTCGACGAAAGCTACTGCGGAAACCAGGGAGAGAAGCGCTCAAACACGCTATCAAAGCGACGCTATGA
- a CDS encoding ABC transporter substrate-binding protein has translation MTDDTKSQVSRRSILRYTGAAAVAGVASTGTVSGRLQELDDVTFTLSEFPDTIDPLDHITGDYFDVYDHVYEPLFEFEPEVGVTPWVAEEWEPQGDGTTRVELRDDVVFHNGDELTAEDVAWTIDRTVDPDIGVASPIGTFGLGSIEGAEAVDEYVLEISYGASPGLAEFEFGNYTRAINRDWAIENHDADEPGEAISGAAPEDFNGTGPYEVVEFTPGEEIVVERFDDYWGEDVPFERITFNAASEAASRVAAVETGESELAINILPEDVPIVEETPDAEIRNVTSFRSIFLPMKNTVEPFDSQEFRQAMNYAVDNEEIVDTILAGFGEPRGQPVSPGVFGFNPDIEPYEQDIGTAESLVEESGYGGVEIELYVPSGRYLNDAAIGETAGDMIDQLDNVDCNVNVVDFGVVSDANQAGVDPDEIDIHFYMIGWGVITGDTDYGVSGFFTIPDNPNRTFDDEELSDAILESQQIEDPDEREEALQEVNELAHGKAPFVFLHTQESIYGVDQSIQWEPREDETIYAWEMET, from the coding sequence ATGACTGATGATACCAAATCACAGGTAAGTCGTCGCTCGATTCTCCGGTACACAGGTGCCGCAGCCGTCGCGGGAGTCGCCTCGACCGGAACTGTGAGCGGTCGGTTGCAAGAACTGGACGACGTGACGTTCACGCTGTCCGAGTTTCCGGACACGATCGATCCGCTCGATCACATCACCGGCGACTACTTCGACGTGTACGATCACGTCTACGAGCCGCTCTTCGAGTTCGAACCGGAGGTGGGTGTCACCCCCTGGGTCGCCGAAGAGTGGGAACCCCAGGGCGACGGGACGACCCGCGTCGAGTTGCGGGACGACGTCGTCTTCCACAACGGCGACGAACTGACGGCCGAAGACGTCGCCTGGACGATCGACCGGACGGTCGATCCCGACATCGGCGTCGCGAGCCCGATCGGTACCTTCGGCCTGGGCTCGATCGAGGGTGCGGAGGCAGTCGACGAGTACGTCCTCGAGATCAGCTACGGGGCCTCCCCGGGACTCGCGGAGTTCGAGTTCGGGAACTACACCCGTGCGATCAACCGCGACTGGGCGATCGAGAACCACGACGCCGACGAGCCGGGCGAGGCTATCTCGGGCGCTGCTCCTGAGGACTTCAACGGCACCGGGCCCTACGAGGTCGTCGAGTTTACACCCGGCGAGGAGATCGTCGTCGAGCGATTCGACGACTACTGGGGCGAGGACGTTCCCTTCGAGCGGATCACGTTCAACGCGGCGAGCGAAGCCGCCAGTCGGGTGGCGGCGGTCGAAACCGGGGAGAGTGAGCTAGCGATAAATATCCTGCCGGAAGACGTTCCGATCGTCGAAGAGACACCGGACGCCGAGATCCGGAACGTGACGAGCTTCCGGAGCATCTTCCTGCCGATGAAGAACACGGTCGAACCCTTCGACAGCCAGGAGTTCCGGCAGGCGATGAACTACGCCGTCGACAACGAGGAGATCGTCGACACGATTCTCGCCGGCTTCGGCGAACCCCGCGGGCAGCCGGTGTCACCCGGCGTCTTCGGCTTCAACCCAGACATCGAGCCCTACGAGCAGGATATCGGCACGGCCGAGAGCCTGGTCGAAGAGAGCGGCTACGGTGGCGTCGAGATCGAACTCTACGTGCCGTCCGGGCGCTACCTCAACGACGCGGCAATCGGCGAGACGGCCGGCGACATGATCGACCAACTCGACAACGTCGACTGTAACGTAAACGTCGTCGACTTCGGCGTCGTCTCCGACGCGAACCAGGCCGGCGTCGATCCCGACGAGATCGACATTCACTTCTACATGATCGGCTGGGGCGTCATCACCGGCGACACCGACTACGGCGTCTCCGGGTTCTTTACGATCCCGGACAACCCGAACCGGACGTTCGACGACGAGGAACTCAGCGATGCGATCCTCGAGAGCCAGCAGATCGAGGACCCCGACGAGCGCGAGGAGGCGTTACAGGAGGTCAACGAGTTGGCCCACGGGAAGGCACCGTTCGTCTTCCTGCACACCCAGGAGAGTATCTATGGCGTCGACCAGTCGATCCAGTGGGAGCCCCGCGAGGACGAGACGATCTACGCCTGGGAGATGGAGACGTGA
- a CDS encoding ABC transporter permease — translation MSLAKFLTRRILQGVFVLWGVVTILFGLRAISPGDPVTLMLEEGATQDLIEHVREQEGLDEPIYVQYLDYLQGLFVGDFGYSWQSSREVETMVIERIPATVELAVAATIVAIVIAIPLGVISATRRNQPSDYGATLFSLLGISTPNFWLGLMLILVLGVWVGLFPTGRRAVSFHEAVYALVATGSISELGLWLRYITLPALTLGTYFTALITRLTRSGMIDELGKPYVTATRAKGLPDVLVRYKHVLRNTMIPIITVLGLQMGTLMGGAVITETVFNWPGLGLRLVDALHARDWPLMQGIILFIAAAFVVINIVVDGLYASLNPRVREE, via the coding sequence GTGTCTCTTGCAAAGTTCCTCACACGACGGATTCTCCAGGGCGTCTTCGTCCTCTGGGGTGTCGTCACGATCCTGTTCGGCCTGCGAGCGATATCGCCGGGCGATCCAGTGACCCTGATGCTCGAGGAGGGTGCCACCCAGGACCTCATCGAACACGTACGGGAACAGGAAGGGCTCGACGAGCCGATCTACGTCCAGTATCTCGACTACCTCCAGGGGCTGTTCGTCGGTGACTTCGGCTACTCCTGGCAGTCGAGTCGGGAAGTCGAGACGATGGTCATCGAGCGTATTCCTGCGACGGTCGAGCTGGCGGTGGCAGCGACGATCGTCGCGATCGTCATCGCAATCCCGCTGGGCGTGATTTCGGCGACCAGACGCAACCAGCCGTCGGACTACGGTGCGACGCTGTTCTCGCTGCTCGGAATCAGTACACCAAACTTCTGGCTCGGACTGATGCTGATCCTGGTGCTTGGAGTTTGGGTCGGACTCTTTCCGACCGGTCGCCGCGCCGTCAGCTTTCACGAAGCCGTCTACGCGCTGGTGGCGACCGGTTCGATCTCGGAACTCGGTCTCTGGTTGCGGTACATCACGCTGCCGGCGCTCACGCTCGGGACGTACTTTACGGCGCTGATCACGCGTCTCACGCGAAGCGGGATGATCGACGAGCTCGGGAAGCCCTACGTCACCGCGACGCGGGCGAAAGGGTTGCCGGACGTTCTCGTCAGGTACAAGCACGTACTTCGGAACACGATGATCCCGATCATCACCGTCCTCGGACTCCAGATGGGGACGCTGATGGGCGGTGCCGTCATCACCGAGACGGTCTTCAACTGGCCCGGCCTCGGCCTCCGGCTGGTCGACGCGTTGCACGCTCGCGACTGGCCGCTGATGCAGGGGATCATCCTGTTCATCGCCGCCGCGTTCGTCGTAATCAACATCGTCGTCGACGGGCTCTACGCGTCTCTGAACCCACGGGTGAGAGAAGAATGA
- a CDS encoding ABC transporter permease — protein sequence MISDRTRSNLTETFTESLLPKLGLLLLVSMVVMAIFAPVLATHDPTRTGYYTEEGTEYPPIGYEYSTTVAQEGEFGEVTVESSSEHVLGTNNVGQDVYSRFVYGARVSILVGLLATALALLIGVPIGLVSGYYGGRIDDGLMRIADVMLAFPALVLALALIGVFGTSPVFVPDPVVQAGLADGMPEQIPIPGSVTVVGALVIWVWFARVARGEALSLRNQEYVKASKSFGMSDTQILLKHVLPNSLTPIIVLATIQVAVIILLEASLAYLGFSGTTLSWGYEIERGQDVLRTRPWVSIVPGIGIMLAVIGVNLLGDWFRDALDPNIEGGERGA from the coding sequence ATGATCTCGGACCGAACCAGGTCGAACCTGACGGAGACGTTCACCGAGAGTTTGCTTCCGAAGCTCGGACTGCTCTTGCTGGTAAGCATGGTTGTTATGGCCATCTTCGCGCCGGTGTTGGCCACGCACGATCCGACCCGAACCGGCTACTACACCGAGGAAGGAACGGAGTATCCGCCGATCGGTTACGAGTACTCCACGACGGTCGCCCAGGAGGGCGAGTTCGGCGAAGTAACCGTCGAATCGTCGTCCGAACACGTCCTCGGGACGAACAACGTCGGGCAAGATGTCTACTCCCGATTCGTCTACGGCGCACGCGTCTCGATACTGGTCGGCCTGCTGGCGACCGCGTTGGCGTTGCTGATCGGCGTCCCGATCGGACTCGTGTCGGGGTACTACGGCGGCCGAATCGACGACGGGTTGATGCGGATCGCGGACGTAATGCTGGCGTTTCCGGCGCTCGTCCTCGCGCTGGCGTTGATCGGCGTGTTCGGCACGTCACCCGTATTCGTCCCCGATCCGGTCGTCCAGGCTGGGCTCGCCGACGGGATGCCGGAGCAGATTCCGATTCCAGGATCGGTCACCGTCGTCGGGGCGCTGGTGATCTGGGTGTGGTTCGCCCGGGTCGCCCGCGGCGAGGCGCTGTCGCTTCGCAACCAGGAGTACGTCAAGGCGAGCAAGAGCTTCGGAATGAGTGACACCCAGATCCTGCTCAAACACGTGCTGCCGAATAGCCTTACGCCGATCATCGTGCTGGCGACGATTCAGGTGGCAGTGATCATCCTGCTCGAGGCGTCGCTTGCGTATCTCGGCTTCTCCGGAACGACCCTGTCGTGGGGGTACGAGATCGAGCGCGGCCAGGACGTGTTGCGGACGCGTCCTTGGGTGTCGATCGTGCCCGGGATCGGGATCATGCTGGCCGTGATCGGCGTCAACCTGCTGGGTGACTGGTTTCGCGACGCGCTCGATCCGAACATCGAAGGAGGTGAGCGAGGTGCCTGA